Proteins from a genomic interval of Sphingopyxis sp. QXT-31:
- a CDS encoding cyanophycinase — protein MPINRGPLFVIGGHEDKDGSRKILGAIAAELGQGTLVIATIASAKRDGYFEAYCEGFAPLGIGRLVELYLDDRDQARDPARVRMIDQADGIFFTGGDQSRLMSLTGGTPIEAAIHALHDRGGLIAGTSAGASAQGETMLVGGSGEETPRIGDIELAPGLGLIPDCIIDQHFAERGRIGRLLGAVSRRPDCLGIGIDEDTALRIEAGTARVIGCGGVTIVDASRASHSAAAGASSGGIVSLHGATLHALRDGESFDLAPRRPAK, from the coding sequence ATGCCCATTAATCGCGGCCCCCTTTTCGTGATCGGCGGCCATGAAGACAAGGATGGCAGCCGCAAGATACTCGGTGCCATCGCTGCTGAGCTGGGCCAAGGCACGCTCGTCATTGCCACTATCGCCAGCGCGAAGCGCGATGGATATTTCGAGGCCTATTGCGAGGGCTTTGCGCCGCTTGGGATCGGCCGGCTCGTCGAGCTTTACCTCGATGATCGGGATCAAGCCCGGGATCCGGCGCGTGTACGGATGATCGACCAAGCCGACGGTATCTTTTTCACCGGCGGCGACCAGTCGCGCCTCATGAGCCTGACCGGAGGTACGCCGATTGAGGCGGCCATTCACGCGCTCCACGATCGCGGGGGACTTATCGCGGGAACGTCGGCGGGAGCCTCGGCGCAGGGAGAGACGATGCTCGTCGGCGGAAGCGGCGAAGAGACGCCGCGCATCGGCGACATCGAACTGGCGCCGGGGCTTGGCCTCATCCCCGACTGCATCATCGACCAGCATTTCGCGGAGCGCGGGCGCATCGGGCGGCTTCTCGGCGCGGTCAGCCGTCGTCCCGACTGTCTCGGAATCGGGATCGATGAGGACACCGCGCTCCGGATCGAGGCCGGCACCGCGCGGGTGATCGGATGCGGCGGCGTCACGATCGTCGACGCGTCGCGGGCGAGCCATTCCGCCGCGGCGGGCGCCTCGTCCGGCGGCATCGTATCGCTTCACGGCGCGACGCTTCACGCGCTGCGCGATGGGGAGAGTTTCGACCTGGCGCCGCGCCGCCCGGCAAAATAG
- a CDS encoding isoaspartyl peptidase/L-asparaginase family protein encodes MADGRWAIAVHGGACRIPPALQAPRREGCAAALEAGRMILERGGSALEAVKTAVCLLEDDPLFNAGRGSVANADGEVEMDAGIMDGATLDVGAVACVRFLYNPVEAAHAMLRKPPVLLVGAGAEAFARASGIAEPMEAMRPATAGESDHDTVGCVARDRAGHVAAATSTGGLAGTLAGRVGDAPLPGCGFYAEDGIGAVSLSGDGEAIARTLLAARVMRALETMSASAAVTTIFEPMARLRAEAGVILLDRDGAIGIAHNSPHFAAAYAREGMSAVSDIVWKDHHAH; translated from the coding sequence ATGGCTGACGGACGCTGGGCGATCGCGGTCCACGGCGGAGCGTGCCGGATCCCGCCGGCACTGCAGGCGCCGCGCCGCGAGGGGTGCGCGGCAGCCTTGGAAGCCGGCAGGATGATATTGGAGCGCGGCGGCAGCGCGCTCGAGGCGGTCAAGACCGCGGTCTGCCTGCTCGAGGACGATCCGCTGTTCAACGCCGGCCGGGGATCGGTGGCGAATGCAGACGGCGAGGTCGAGATGGACGCGGGTATCATGGATGGCGCCACGCTCGACGTCGGCGCGGTTGCTTGCGTGCGGTTCCTCTACAATCCCGTCGAAGCGGCGCATGCCATGCTTAGGAAGCCGCCCGTGCTCCTCGTCGGTGCCGGCGCCGAGGCGTTCGCACGAGCGAGCGGCATCGCGGAACCCATGGAAGCCATGCGCCCGGCGACAGCGGGCGAGAGCGACCATGATACGGTCGGCTGCGTTGCGCGCGACCGCGCAGGACATGTTGCCGCGGCTACATCGACCGGCGGACTGGCGGGCACGCTCGCCGGGCGCGTCGGCGACGCACCGCTTCCCGGCTGCGGCTTCTATGCCGAGGACGGCATCGGCGCGGTGTCGCTTTCGGGCGACGGTGAGGCGATCGCACGGACGCTGCTTGCCGCGCGCGTGATGCGCGCGCTCGAGACAATGAGCGCCAGCGCGGCGGTTACAACGATTTTCGAGCCGATGGCGCGCCTCCGAGCCGAGGCGGGCGTCATCCTTCTCGACCGCGACGGCGCGATCGGAATCGCGCACAACAGTCCGCATTTCGCCGCCGCCTACGCCCGCGAGGGAATGTCCGCGGTTTCCGACATCGTCTGGAAGGATCACCATGCCCATTAA